One part of the Anaerofustis stercorihominis DSM 17244 genome encodes these proteins:
- the plsY gene encoding glycerol-3-phosphate 1-O-acyltransferase PlsY, giving the protein MNIEFTFLSLIIIIASYFIGCINGAYIFSKSVKKEDIRTYGSGNAGATNALRTYGFFSGLLVFLIDFFKGMLAVGLCYIFKQSPFVILLSSLACVAGHNWPIFMGFRGGKGVSASAGILVMVDYRLALMAILIGFILAIITRMVSVGSLTALTLSAVFFIVFKVDIFYIILSCILCILSIYQHRLNIKRIINGNENKLSFGKKDK; this is encoded by the coding sequence ATGAATATAGAATTTACTTTTTTAAGTTTGATAATTATTATTGCATCTTATTTTATAGGGTGTATAAATGGTGCATATATATTTTCAAAAAGTGTAAAAAAAGAGGATATAAGAACTTACGGAAGCGGTAATGCTGGGGCTACCAATGCTCTTAGGACTTATGGCTTTTTTTCCGGACTTTTAGTTTTTTTGATAGATTTTTTTAAGGGAATGCTTGCTGTCGGACTGTGTTATATCTTCAAGCAAAGTCCCTTTGTTATACTGCTTTCGTCACTTGCATGTGTTGCAGGACATAACTGGCCTATATTTATGGGGTTCAGAGGCGGCAAAGGTGTTTCTGCCAGTGCGGGTATTCTTGTAATGGTAGACTACCGATTGGCTCTTATGGCTATTTTGATCGGATTTATATTGGCGATTATTACCAGAATGGTATCTGTGGGTTCTCTTACAGCCCTTACGCTAAGTGCAGTATTTTTTATTGTATTTAAAGTAGATATTTTTTACATTATTTTATCTTGCATTCTTTGCATTTTAAGCATATATCAGCATAGACTTAATATAAAAAGAATAATTAACGGAAATGAAAATAAATTAAGCTTTGGTAAAAAAGATAAATAA
- a CDS encoding DUF2000 domain-containing protein, translating into MNEEKKCVMVIDENLPLGLIANTAAILGNTMGSHYPDLVGADVSDKEGNEHMGIISIPIPILKGNKDVLMDLINKLSDEKYKDIVVADFSDVAQSCNIYDEYIEKISKVNLGEMNYFGLALYGNKKLINKLTGSMGLLR; encoded by the coding sequence ATGAATGAAGAAAAAAAATGTGTAATGGTAATTGATGAAAATTTGCCTCTCGGATTGATTGCAAATACTGCGGCAATACTCGGTAATACTATGGGGAGTCATTATCCTGATTTGGTAGGGGCAGATGTATCGGATAAAGAGGGGAATGAGCATATGGGTATCATAAGTATACCTATTCCTATTTTAAAGGGGAATAAAGATGTATTAATGGATTTAATAAATAAATTAAGTGATGAAAAATATAAAGATATCGTGGTTGCCGATTTTTCAGATGTAGCTCAGTCCTGTAATATTTACGATGAATATATAGAAAAAATCAGTAAAGTAAATTTGGGTGAAATGAATTATTTTGGCTTAGCTCTTTACGGGAACAAGAAACTTATAAATAAATTGACCGGAAGTATGGGGTTACTAAGGTAA
- the sfsA gene encoding DNA/RNA nuclease SfsA: protein MKYKNIVKATFIERPNRFIANCKIGDTVETVHVKNTGRCRELLKKGAVVYLEKSDNPNRKTKYDLISVYKKDILFNMDSQIPNKVFKEALENKIINLEGFEGELFIKSESTYGNSRFDFYVESKEHKAYIEIKGVTLEEEGIAMFPDAPTLRGIKHINELVKAHKDGYEAYIIFIIQFKGAKYFTPNPVHDDFINALKKARENGVNILAFDCDITKNEIKASKKIDVKI from the coding sequence ATGAAATATAAAAATATAGTTAAGGCGACTTTTATAGAAAGACCCAACAGATTTATTGCTAATTGTAAAATAGGAGATACGGTTGAAACTGTACACGTAAAGAACACCGGAAGGTGCAGAGAATTATTAAAAAAGGGTGCAGTTGTCTATCTTGAAAAATCGGATAATCCGAACAGAAAGACAAAGTATGACTTAATAAGTGTATATAAAAAGGATATACTGTTTAATATGGACAGCCAAATCCCAAATAAAGTATTTAAGGAAGCACTTGAAAATAAAATTATAAACCTTGAAGGATTTGAAGGGGAATTATTTATAAAGAGCGAAAGCACTTACGGAAATTCAAGATTTGATTTTTATGTGGAAAGTAAAGAGCATAAAGCATATATAGAGATAAAAGGGGTAACATTAGAAGAAGAGGGGATAGCTATGTTTCCCGATGCACCTACACTTAGAGGAATAAAGCATATCAATGAACTTGTAAAAGCTCATAAAGACGGTTATGAAGCATATATAATTTTTATAATCCAGTTTAAAGGAGCAAAGTATTTTACACCTAATCCCGTACATGATGATTTTATAAACGCACTTAAAAAAGCTAGAGAAAATGGTGTGAATATCCTTGCTTTTGACTGTGATATAACCAAAAATGAGATAAAAGCAAGTAAAAAGATAGATGTTAAAATATAG
- a CDS encoding class I SAM-dependent DNA methyltransferase, giving the protein MNNNYDKFSEYYDIYTSFVDYELWSKYIYSLAGKNLNNKNILDLGCGSGEMLLCIDEMTNANLYGVDISEEMLSIADQNAFFENKHLNLIKCDMSKFTCDIKFDLIYSACDSMNYLLNEDDFTDTLNNAYEMLNENSIFTFDIINKDYLETNDDFSCENIDFIIKRKKEENYLYTNIKIYEDKKETENIRHMQRLYSAEEIIDIYDKTKFDDISFHDFLTTKEIKKTSDKIQIILKKY; this is encoded by the coding sequence ATGAATAACAATTACGATAAATTCAGCGAATACTATGATATATATACTTCTTTTGTAGACTATGAGTTATGGAGCAAATATATATACTCTCTTGCGGGTAAAAATTTAAATAATAAAAATATTTTGGATTTGGGCTGCGGCAGCGGAGAAATGCTTCTATGTATCGATGAAATGACAAATGCTAACTTATACGGAGTTGATATAAGCGAAGAAATGCTAAGCATTGCCGACCAGAACGCCTTTTTTGAAAATAAACATCTAAACTTAATAAAATGTGATATGTCTAAATTTACATGTGATATAAAATTCGATTTGATTTATTCCGCATGCGACAGTATGAACTATCTTTTAAATGAAGATGATTTTACAGATACTTTAAATAATGCTTATGAAATGCTGAATGAAAATTCTATTTTTACTTTTGATATCATAAATAAAGATTATTTAGAAACGAATGATGATTTCTCATGTGAAAATATTGATTTTATTATAAAAAGGAAAAAAGAGGAAAATTATCTTTATACAAATATAAAAATATACGAAGATAAAAAAGAAACAGAAAATATCAGACATATGCAGAGATTATATTCCGCTGAAGAAATAATTGATATATATGATAAAACTAAATTTGACGATATATCGTTCCATGATTTCCTAACCACAAAAGAGATAAAAAAAACAAGCGACAAAATTCAAATTATTTTAAAAAAATATTGA